In Luteitalea sp. TBR-22, one genomic interval encodes:
- a CDS encoding S1 family peptidase, translating into MRLDSARSLKAELLGDIIEPMVVEANRVHRAGARAVDALERLSGPDATFGIRARALDAVPAVPRSIALGVSRHDRQFRLAVRIQRPSLRHSTVVERLVARAKGEVDLRVVGRIDKRAVAARAAVPWHRSKLRPLLIGGSIGHVDVTAGTIGAFVRHRGSVHVLSNNHVLANEDLGRKGDLIVQPGVIDGGRAPRDTVATLGKWIRFRTRGANAVDAALARLQRGVPFDHARLRGLVRGKDRVLAGLGPELVDEGHVVYKVGRTTGATRGRVTAFDLDNVVVEYEVGNVRFDGQIEIEGTGRGPFSDGGDSGSLILDEDMRAVALLFAGSDSGGRNGQGLTFANPIHTVLESLGATLLS; encoded by the coding sequence GTGCGTCTCGACTCGGCTCGCAGCCTCAAGGCTGAACTCCTCGGCGACATCATCGAACCCATGGTGGTCGAGGCCAATCGGGTCCATCGGGCCGGCGCCCGGGCGGTCGATGCGCTCGAGCGGCTCTCGGGGCCGGATGCGACCTTCGGCATCCGCGCCCGCGCCCTGGACGCCGTGCCCGCCGTGCCCCGTTCGATCGCCCTGGGCGTGTCGCGGCACGACCGGCAATTCCGCCTCGCCGTCCGCATCCAGCGGCCGTCGCTGCGCCACAGCACGGTCGTCGAACGACTGGTCGCGCGGGCGAAGGGCGAGGTCGACCTCCGGGTCGTCGGGCGCATCGACAAGCGCGCCGTCGCGGCGCGCGCGGCCGTTCCCTGGCATCGCTCGAAACTCCGCCCGTTGCTGATCGGCGGGTCGATCGGCCACGTCGACGTGACCGCCGGCACGATCGGAGCCTTCGTGCGTCATCGCGGCTCGGTCCACGTGCTGTCGAACAACCACGTGCTCGCCAACGAGGACCTCGGGCGCAAGGGCGACCTCATCGTGCAACCCGGCGTCATCGACGGCGGCCGCGCGCCCCGCGACACGGTCGCCACGCTCGGCAAGTGGATCCGCTTCAGGACCCGTGGGGCCAACGCGGTGGACGCCGCGCTCGCGCGACTGCAACGCGGCGTGCCGTTCGATCACGCGAGGCTGCGCGGGCTCGTGCGCGGCAAGGACCGCGTGCTCGCCGGGCTCGGCCCCGAACTGGTCGACGAAGGGCACGTCGTCTACAAGGTCGGCCGCACCACGGGCGCCACGCGCGGCAGGGTCACCGCCTTCGACCTCGACAACGTCGTCGTCGAGTACGAGGTGGGCAACGTGCGCTTCGACGGGCAGATCGAGATCGAGGGCACCGGGCGCGGCCCGTTCAGCGACGGCGGCGACAGCGGCTCGCTGATCCTGGACGAGGACATGCGGGCGGTGGCGCTGTTGTTTGCCGGCAGCGACAGCGGCGGGCGCAACGGGCAGGGCCTCACGTTCGCCAACCCCATCCACACCGTGCTCGAGTCGCTGGGCGCGACGCTCTTGTCGTGA
- the tmk gene encoding dTMP kinase, with protein sequence MTRGRLIAFEGLDQSGKQTQAARLRQALEARGLTVVDFDFPDYATPLGKEIGARLKGERTFPPDCLQLLYVANRCEHRPAIEAALAAGQWVVCDRWTASSVAYGEAQGLQPEWLRLIQRVLPPADTTVLLDIAPEVAARRKQQHRDAFEQDLELLGRVRASYLRQAGEAPNWHVVDAAQDRDQVTADVRRLVLGA encoded by the coding sequence ATGACGCGCGGCAGACTCATCGCCTTCGAGGGACTCGACCAGAGCGGCAAGCAGACGCAGGCCGCTCGCCTGCGCCAGGCGCTCGAAGCGCGGGGCCTCACCGTCGTCGACTTCGATTTCCCGGACTACGCCACGCCGCTCGGCAAGGAGATCGGCGCGCGCCTGAAGGGCGAGCGCACGTTCCCGCCCGACTGCCTGCAACTGCTGTACGTGGCCAACCGGTGCGAGCATCGCCCGGCGATCGAGGCGGCGCTGGCGGCCGGGCAGTGGGTGGTCTGTGATCGCTGGACGGCCTCGTCGGTGGCCTACGGCGAGGCCCAGGGCCTGCAGCCCGAGTGGCTGCGCCTCATCCAGCGGGTGCTGCCGCCGGCCGACACCACCGTGCTGCTCGATATCGCCCCCGAGGTTGCCGCCCGTCGGAAGCAGCAGCACCGCGATGCCTTCGAGCAGGACCTCGAGCTCCTGGGGCGTGTCAGGGCCAGCTACCTGCGCCAGGCCGGCGAGGCGCCCAACTGGCACGTCGTCGACGCCGCGCAGGATCGCGACCAGGTCACGGCCGACGTGCGGCGGCTCGTCCTCGGGGCTTGA
- the lysA gene encoding diaminopimelate decarboxylase, with amino-acid sequence MILAVAAPDTTHAPVFALHEVPLPAIAAAEGTPCYVYSAPVVQARLAGLQQAFAACGHPWALHYALKANSSLGIARLVREAGVDADANSIGEIHLALRAGFRPDQVVFTGVGKSPAELTDAVGLDLKAINAESAGELDRIDAIARTQGRRTRVALRVNPDVDAQTHAHITTGLKSSKFGVPIDDAPGLLRARKDAAGLEIIGLHVHVGSQITTLGPLCAAARKVADLAVALRAEGFPLSHLDLGGGLGIVYEGGDVPTYEAFAQALVDVARPTGLTLIVEPGRTVVGPAGVLLARVIDVKPHAGGGRFVVLDAGMTELMRPALYGAFHRILPVEPSDRPLVSCDVVGPVCESSDSFGRPRELPDPQVGDLMAIMDAGAYGAVMSNTYNRRPLPPELLVQADGSWRTLRRRQTIDDMLALEQA; translated from the coding sequence ATGATCCTCGCCGTGGCGGCACCCGACACCACGCACGCACCCGTCTTCGCCCTCCACGAGGTCCCGCTGCCGGCCATCGCCGCGGCCGAAGGCACGCCCTGTTACGTCTACAGCGCCCCGGTCGTCCAGGCTCGCCTCGCGGGCCTGCAGCAGGCCTTCGCCGCCTGTGGCCACCCCTGGGCCTTGCACTACGCCCTGAAGGCGAACTCGTCGTTGGGTATCGCCCGCCTCGTGCGCGAGGCCGGCGTGGACGCCGACGCCAACTCCATCGGTGAAATCCATCTGGCGCTGCGGGCCGGATTCCGGCCCGATCAGGTCGTGTTCACCGGCGTGGGGAAGTCGCCCGCCGAACTGACCGACGCCGTCGGCCTCGATCTCAAGGCGATCAACGCCGAATCGGCCGGGGAGCTCGACCGTATCGACGCGATCGCCCGGACGCAGGGCCGTCGGACCCGGGTCGCGCTCCGCGTCAACCCCGACGTCGACGCGCAGACGCACGCCCACATCACCACCGGGCTCAAGTCCAGCAAGTTCGGCGTCCCCATCGACGACGCACCGGGCCTCCTCCGGGCGCGCAAGGACGCGGCCGGGCTCGAGATCATCGGCCTTCACGTGCACGTCGGGTCCCAGATCACCACGCTCGGGCCGCTGTGCGCGGCGGCCCGCAAGGTGGCCGACCTGGCCGTGGCCCTGCGCGCGGAAGGGTTCCCGCTCTCGCACCTCGACCTCGGTGGCGGTCTCGGCATCGTCTACGAGGGCGGCGACGTCCCGACCTACGAGGCCTTCGCGCAGGCCCTGGTGGACGTTGCGCGGCCGACGGGGCTCACGCTCATCGTCGAGCCCGGTCGGACCGTCGTCGGGCCCGCCGGAGTGCTCCTCGCGCGGGTGATCGACGTGAAGCCGCACGCCGGCGGTGGCCGTTTCGTGGTGCTCGACGCCGGCATGACCGAGCTGATGCGGCCGGCCCTGTACGGGGCCTTCCACCGCATCCTCCCGGTGGAGCCGAGCGACCGGCCCCTGGTGTCGTGCGACGTCGTCGGACCGGTCTGCGAGAGCAGCGACAGCTTCGGCCGTCCCCGCGAGCTGCCCGACCCACAGGTCGGCGACCTGATGGCCATCATGGACGCCGGGGCCTACGGCGCCGTCATGTCCAACACCTACAACCGTCGTCCATTGCCGCCCGAACTGCTGGTGCAGGCCGACGGCAGCTGGCGCACGCTGCGCCGCCGCCAGACCATCGACGACATGCTCGCCCTCGAACAGGCATGA
- a CDS encoding RNA polymerase sigma factor: MTSDTTQPPSGIDALIEQCLAGDQDAWGQIVRQHWRKVFNVAYKFTGKHDEAEDLTQDIFVKIFKSLHTFDRRANFQTWLISISRNLCIDHYRSVRKERETISRDVDSREMGTATKAEPGPLAGIEREDQRALLRLALTQLAPTLRSAVLLRDIKELSYQEIAVMLDLPEGTVKSRINRGRTELARQIRRLQESGLSTPRRATVGRRE; encoded by the coding sequence ATGACCTCCGATACCACCCAGCCCCCCTCCGGCATCGATGCGTTGATCGAGCAGTGCCTCGCCGGCGACCAGGATGCCTGGGGCCAGATCGTCCGGCAGCACTGGCGCAAGGTGTTCAACGTCGCGTACAAGTTCACCGGCAAGCACGACGAGGCCGAGGACCTGACGCAGGACATCTTCGTCAAGATCTTCAAGTCGCTGCACACGTTCGACCGGCGGGCGAACTTCCAGACGTGGCTGATCAGCATCAGCCGCAACCTGTGCATCGACCACTACCGCAGCGTCCGCAAGGAGCGCGAGACGATCTCGCGCGACGTCGACTCGCGCGAGATGGGCACGGCGACGAAGGCCGAGCCCGGACCGCTGGCCGGCATCGAGCGGGAGGACCAGCGGGCGCTGCTCCGGCTGGCGCTCACGCAGCTGGCGCCGACCCTGCGGTCGGCCGTGCTGCTGCGCGACATCAAGGAACTGTCGTACCAGGAGATCGCGGTGATGCTCGACCTGCCCGAGGGCACGGTGAAGTCCCGCATCAACCGGGGGCGCACGGAACTTGCCCGGCAGATCCGCCGTCTGCAGGAATCGGGCCTCTCCACGCCGCGGCGCGCCACCGTCGGCCGCCGCGAGTAG
- a CDS encoding STAS domain-containing protein has translation MNLTTEHHGDVAVVRVLEARMLYPILPDFASTVSDLVQQGQRKVLIDLTPVTYLDSASIGCLVDLYRQVTGAGGTLKLSGLQKRVDTMLTMTNTQKIIEVHPDAASALASFGG, from the coding sequence ATGAACCTCACGACCGAGCACCATGGCGACGTGGCCGTCGTCCGGGTCCTGGAAGCCCGCATGCTGTACCCGATCCTTCCGGACTTCGCCAGCACCGTGAGCGACCTGGTGCAGCAGGGCCAGCGCAAGGTGCTGATCGACCTGACGCCAGTGACCTACCTCGACAGCGCCAGCATCGGCTGCCTCGTGGACCTGTACCGGCAGGTGACCGGCGCGGGAGGCACGCTCAAGCTCTCCGGCCTCCAGAAGCGCGTCGACACCATGCTGACGATGACCAACACGCAGAAGATCATCGAGGTGCATCCCGACGCCGCGAGCGCACTGGCGAGCTTCGGAGGCTAG
- a CDS encoding radical SAM protein: MSENYLATRYRCSWPWSTAVLLCDGRVVCGCADPYGKRVLGDARTDSLNAIWTGPTASRLRQELNAGGSDFCGDCPLKLPLAEDEQPPQRPLDVGPLPSRMYVESTAACNVSCLDSCCAPETGITKTRQAGMLDVDLFLRVLGEVGPTLERVDFFNYGEAFLHKRAVEMCEIVKRDYPHIYLYTSTNGGALNEESARRLVRSGIDEITFSVDGASQDVYATYRQRGRFEHVMKNLRAVMDEKRRLGTDVPFVNWRYILFRWNDNDAEMARARKLAAEIGVDRLCWEITDHPEHAYSRRFAPGTEDWKRIRHEVWDDNHLGSAIPGTTPRARIEVRGPSRAETLVQPAGAPLALDLRVRNLSQRPFPHTATYGRRLVRVGAQLLDEQRELRDRDFVRASLPATIDAGAWQDLRLEIPPMPPGRYHIKLDLVSEGIDWFESCGSEVTLRELRVE, encoded by the coding sequence ATGTCCGAGAACTATCTCGCCACCCGCTATCGCTGCTCCTGGCCGTGGAGCACCGCCGTCCTGCTGTGTGATGGGCGGGTGGTGTGCGGCTGCGCCGACCCGTACGGCAAGCGGGTGCTCGGTGATGCACGCACCGACAGCCTCAACGCGATCTGGACCGGCCCCACCGCGTCGCGGCTGCGGCAGGAACTCAACGCCGGTGGCTCGGACTTCTGCGGCGACTGCCCGCTGAAGCTGCCGCTGGCCGAGGACGAGCAGCCGCCGCAGCGCCCGCTCGACGTCGGTCCGCTCCCCTCGCGCATGTACGTGGAGAGCACGGCGGCGTGCAACGTGTCGTGCCTCGACTCCTGCTGTGCGCCGGAGACCGGCATCACGAAGACGCGGCAGGCGGGCATGCTCGACGTCGACCTGTTCCTGCGCGTGCTCGGCGAGGTCGGGCCGACCCTCGAGCGCGTCGACTTCTTCAACTACGGCGAGGCCTTCCTCCACAAGCGCGCCGTGGAGATGTGCGAGATCGTCAAGCGCGACTACCCGCACATCTACCTGTACACGTCCACCAACGGCGGCGCGCTCAACGAGGAGTCGGCGCGGCGCCTGGTGCGGTCGGGCATCGACGAGATCACCTTCTCGGTGGACGGCGCGTCGCAGGACGTCTACGCCACCTACCGGCAGCGCGGGCGCTTCGAGCACGTCATGAAGAACCTCCGTGCCGTGATGGACGAGAAGCGCAGGCTCGGCACCGACGTGCCGTTCGTGAACTGGCGCTACATCCTGTTCCGGTGGAACGACAACGACGCGGAGATGGCGCGCGCCAGGAAGCTGGCCGCCGAGATCGGCGTCGACCGCCTGTGCTGGGAGATCACCGATCACCCCGAGCACGCGTACTCGCGCCGCTTCGCGCCCGGCACCGAGGACTGGAAGCGGATCAGGCACGAGGTGTGGGACGACAACCACCTCGGGAGCGCGATTCCCGGCACCACGCCGCGTGCCCGCATCGAGGTGCGGGGGCCATCGCGCGCCGAGACGCTGGTGCAGCCGGCCGGCGCGCCGCTGGCGCTCGACCTGCGCGTGCGCAACCTGAGCCAGCGCCCGTTCCCGCACACGGCCACCTACGGTCGGCGGCTCGTGCGGGTCGGCGCGCAGCTGCTCGACGAGCAGCGCGAACTTCGGGATCGCGACTTCGTGCGCGCCTCGTTGCCGGCCACCATCGACGCCGGTGCGTGGCAGGACCTCCGCCTCGAGATCCCGCCCATGCCCCCCGGCCGGTATCACATCAAGCTGGATCTCGTGAGCGAGGGTATCGACTGGTTCGAGTCGTGCGGCTCGGAGGTCACCCTGCGCGAACTGCGCGTCGAGTAG
- a CDS encoding RNA polymerase sigma factor, producing MSLPPTAREAPRASTWTPADDVPLVLAAQAGDLVAFDALYRRHARVVHGVLLGRATREQVDDLVQDVFLAAWRQLGTLRDPAAFAGWVVAIARHQRIDSARRQARSLVQASPAIDGPDRLDAAVGERGEATAIARLDAARALEAIRQLPDAYRESLVLRLVEGMTGPEIASRTGLTPDSVRVNLCRGMKLLRQALDPAPARRSP from the coding sequence GTGTCCCTTCCGCCAACCGCCCGCGAGGCGCCGCGGGCGTCCACCTGGACGCCGGCCGACGATGTGCCGCTGGTCCTCGCGGCACAGGCAGGTGACCTCGTGGCCTTCGACGCCCTGTACCGTCGGCATGCGCGGGTCGTGCACGGCGTGCTGCTCGGGCGCGCCACCCGCGAACAGGTCGACGACCTCGTCCAGGACGTCTTCCTGGCCGCCTGGCGGCAACTGGGCACGCTGCGGGACCCTGCTGCCTTCGCAGGCTGGGTGGTGGCCATCGCGCGCCACCAGCGCATCGACAGCGCGCGCCGACAGGCCCGCAGTCTCGTGCAGGCATCGCCGGCCATCGATGGTCCGGATCGTCTCGACGCGGCGGTCGGCGAGCGAGGTGAGGCGACCGCCATCGCACGGCTGGACGCCGCCCGGGCGCTCGAGGCCATCCGGCAGTTGCCCGACGCCTATCGCGAATCGCTCGTGCTGCGGCTGGTGGAGGGGATGACCGGCCCGGAGATTGCTTCGCGTACCGGCCTCACGCCCGACTCGGTGCGCGTCAACCTGTGCCGGGGGATGAAGTTGCTGCGGCAGGCCCTCGACCCTGCGCCTGCCAGGAGATCGCCGTGA
- the lpxC gene encoding UDP-3-O-acyl-N-acetylglucosamine deacetylase, whose translation MTSQRTLRRSITCAGIGLHSGHRVTLTLRPAPADYGIRFRRADLGGLEIPARVEHVASLNYATGLSFAGASVETVEHLLAALVSQGVDNVAIELNTPEVPIMDGSSAPFVYLLQEAGIKKLGAPRRYLKVLRPISLAKGDKHIAIYPADDFRISYTISFDHPLLRHQSRSIVVTPDSFAEELAPARTFGFLKDLEMLRQQGLTLGGSLDNAVVLGETGVLNNTLRFDDEFVRHKILDAIGDLALVGAPIIGHVVAHRGGHALHTALGTSLLEQRDAWTYVEAPQAATDVVGVPVTVVS comes from the coding sequence ATGACTTCGCAGCGGACTCTTCGTCGTTCCATCACCTGCGCCGGGATTGGCCTGCACTCGGGCCACCGCGTCACCCTGACGCTCCGGCCGGCGCCTGCCGATTACGGCATCCGTTTCCGTCGCGCCGACCTCGGGGGCCTCGAAATCCCGGCCCGCGTCGAGCACGTCGCCAGCCTCAACTACGCGACCGGCCTTTCGTTCGCGGGCGCCAGCGTCGAGACCGTCGAGCACCTGCTCGCGGCCCTCGTCAGCCAGGGCGTCGACAACGTCGCCATCGAGCTCAACACTCCCGAAGTGCCCATCATGGACGGCAGTTCGGCGCCGTTCGTGTACCTGTTGCAGGAAGCCGGCATCAAGAAGCTGGGCGCGCCTCGTCGCTACCTGAAGGTCCTCCGCCCCATCAGCCTGGCCAAGGGCGACAAGCACATCGCGATCTACCCGGCCGACGACTTCCGCATCAGCTACACCATCAGCTTCGACCACCCGTTGCTGCGCCACCAGAGCCGCTCCATCGTGGTCACCCCGGACTCGTTCGCCGAAGAACTCGCGCCGGCGCGGACCTTCGGCTTCCTGAAGGACCTCGAGATGCTCCGCCAGCAGGGCCTGACCCTCGGCGGCTCCCTCGACAACGCGGTGGTGCTCGGCGAGACCGGCGTGCTCAACAACACGCTCCGCTTCGACGACGAGTTCGTTCGCCACAAGATCCTCGACGCGATCGGCGACCTCGCGCTCGTGGGCGCGCCGATCATCGGCCATGTCGTCGCTCACCGGGGCGGCCATGCCCTGCACACGGCGCTCGGCACCTCGCTCCTCGAACAGCGCGACGCCTGGACGTACGTGGAGGCGCCGCAGGCCGCCACCGACGTCGTGGGCGTGCCCGTGACGGTGGTCAGCTAG
- the uvrA gene encoding excinuclease ABC subunit UvrA, whose product MTSDERISVRGARVHNLKNIDVDLPRDRLVVITGLSGSGKSSLAFDTIYAEGQRRYVESMSAYARQFLEQMEKPDVDLIDGLSPAISIEQKTTASNPRSTVGTVTEIYDYLRLLFANLGQPHCPKCGLPIASQSVDRILDLARQFPGDERINVLAPVVRGRKGEFKKELAAWRQRGFTRVRVDGELKSLEDEIVLDKRRNHTLDVVVDRLIVKPGMERRLGESIETALALANDLVIINTWDGGDRLYSRRLACADCGISVPELTPRAFSFNSPHGACGTCQGLGSVYDFDPGRVIPDPGKSLAEGAVEPWAKGDVKLVRDALARLHEVHGIDPEVPIRKLSKKAREILLLGAPGAQAPSGKRRKAPADPFGADFEGLLPNLRRRYDEGTWTEREALEPYRALATCPSCEGARLKAESRAVRVKGHTIVELTSLPVSESSKVFDGLELAPREELIAGRILKEIRERLRFLNDVGVGYLTLARSAVTLSGGEGQRIRLATQIGSSLSGVLYVLDEPSIGLHQRDNRRLLQTLERLRDLGNTVLVVEHDEETIRTADYLVDLGPGAGEHGGELLFQGTPAELLASSDASVTGMYLRGERTIVAPRTRRAPGKAALRITGAREHNLQDLDVTFPLGLFIAVTGVSGSGKSTLVNEILYKTLARELYRATDAPGAHDRIDGLQHIDKVIQIDQSPIGRTPRSNPATYIGLFTFMRDLFAMLPESRQRGYKPGRFSFNVKGGRCEACQGDGVMAIEMHFLPDVYVTCEQCKGRRYNRETLEVRYRGKSIADLLELTVDQALPLLESFPSIANKLRTLQQVGLGYIELGQSATTLSGGEAQRVKLAKELSRRGTGRTLYILDEPTTGLHFEDVAKLLDVLHQLVDQGNTIVVIEHNLDVVRSADHVIDLGPEGGSGGGRVVAHGTPEQVARVKGSHTGAFLAEATPAPTGRGRRNRDVSVVA is encoded by the coding sequence ATGACCTCCGACGAGCGCATCTCGGTGCGCGGCGCGCGCGTCCACAACCTCAAGAACATCGACGTCGATCTGCCGCGCGATCGCCTGGTCGTGATCACCGGGCTTTCGGGGTCGGGCAAGTCGTCGCTCGCCTTCGACACGATCTATGCCGAGGGCCAGCGCCGGTACGTCGAGTCGATGTCGGCGTATGCGCGCCAGTTCCTCGAGCAGATGGAGAAGCCCGACGTCGACCTGATCGACGGGCTGTCGCCGGCGATCTCCATCGAGCAGAAGACGACCGCGTCCAATCCGCGGTCGACGGTGGGCACGGTCACCGAGATCTACGATTACCTGCGGCTGCTGTTTGCCAACCTCGGGCAGCCGCACTGCCCGAAGTGCGGCTTGCCGATCGCCAGCCAGTCGGTGGACCGCATCCTCGACCTCGCGCGCCAGTTCCCCGGCGACGAGCGGATCAACGTGCTCGCGCCCGTGGTGCGCGGCCGCAAGGGCGAGTTCAAGAAGGAACTGGCGGCGTGGCGGCAGCGCGGTTTCACGCGCGTGCGCGTCGACGGCGAGCTGAAGTCGCTCGAGGACGAGATCGTCCTGGACAAGCGCCGCAACCACACGCTCGACGTCGTCGTGGATCGGCTGATCGTCAAGCCCGGCATGGAGCGGCGCCTCGGCGAGTCGATCGAGACGGCGCTGGCGCTGGCCAACGACCTCGTGATCATCAACACGTGGGATGGCGGCGATCGCCTGTACTCACGTCGCCTCGCGTGCGCCGACTGCGGCATCAGCGTGCCCGAGCTGACGCCGCGCGCCTTCTCGTTCAACTCGCCGCACGGCGCGTGCGGGACGTGCCAGGGCCTCGGATCGGTGTACGACTTCGACCCCGGACGCGTGATCCCGGATCCCGGCAAGTCGCTCGCCGAGGGCGCGGTGGAGCCGTGGGCGAAGGGCGACGTGAAGCTGGTGCGCGATGCACTGGCGCGTCTCCACGAGGTGCACGGCATCGATCCAGAGGTGCCGATCCGCAAGCTGTCGAAGAAGGCGCGCGAGATCCTGCTGCTGGGCGCCCCGGGCGCGCAGGCGCCGTCTGGCAAGCGCCGCAAGGCGCCGGCCGATCCCTTCGGCGCCGATTTCGAGGGCCTGCTGCCGAACCTCCGTCGGCGCTACGACGAGGGCACGTGGACCGAACGGGAGGCGCTGGAGCCGTATCGCGCGCTGGCGACGTGCCCGTCGTGCGAGGGCGCCCGCCTCAAGGCGGAGAGCCGCGCGGTGCGCGTCAAGGGCCACACGATCGTCGAGCTCACGTCCCTGCCGGTGAGCGAGTCGTCGAAGGTGTTCGACGGTCTCGAGCTGGCGCCGCGCGAGGAGCTCATCGCCGGACGCATCCTGAAGGAGATCCGTGAGCGGCTGCGGTTCCTCAACGACGTCGGCGTCGGCTACCTCACGCTGGCCCGATCGGCGGTGACCCTCTCGGGTGGCGAGGGCCAGCGCATCCGCCTGGCGACGCAGATCGGGTCGAGCCTGAGCGGCGTGCTGTACGTGCTGGACGAGCCGTCGATCGGGCTGCACCAGCGCGACAACCGTCGGCTGCTGCAGACGCTCGAGCGGCTGCGCGACCTCGGCAACACGGTGCTCGTCGTCGAGCACGACGAGGAGACGATCCGCACGGCCGACTACCTCGTGGACCTCGGCCCGGGGGCCGGCGAGCACGGCGGCGAGCTGCTGTTCCAGGGCACCCCCGCGGAGCTGCTGGCGAGCAGCGACGCGAGCGTCACCGGGATGTACCTGCGCGGCGAGCGCACGATCGTGGCACCCCGCACGCGCCGCGCACCCGGCAAGGCCGCCCTGCGCATCACCGGCGCCCGCGAGCACAACCTGCAGGACCTCGACGTGACGTTCCCGCTCGGGCTGTTCATCGCCGTCACCGGCGTGAGCGGATCGGGCAAGAGCACGCTCGTCAACGAGATCCTCTACAAGACGCTCGCCCGGGAGTTGTATCGCGCCACCGACGCCCCGGGCGCGCACGATCGCATCGACGGGCTGCAACACATCGACAAGGTCATCCAGATCGACCAGTCGCCGATCGGCCGGACGCCGCGCAGCAACCCGGCGACCTACATCGGCCTGTTCACGTTCATGCGCGACCTGTTCGCGATGCTGCCCGAGTCGCGCCAGCGGGGCTACAAGCCCGGTCGCTTCTCGTTCAACGTCAAGGGCGGCCGGTGCGAGGCGTGCCAGGGCGACGGCGTGATGGCCATCGAGATGCACTTCCTGCCCGACGTCTACGTGACGTGCGAGCAGTGCAAGGGCCGCCGCTACAACCGCGAGACGCTCGAGGTGCGCTACCGCGGCAAGTCGATCGCCGACCTCCTCGAGCTGACCGTCGACCAGGCGCTGCCGCTCCTCGAGAGCTTCCCGTCCATCGCCAACAAGCTGCGCACGCTGCAGCAGGTGGGCCTGGGCTACATCGAGCTGGGGCAATCGGCCACGACCCTGAGCGGCGGGGAAGCCCAGCGGGTGAAGCTGGCCAAGGAACTGTCGCGCCGCGGCACCGGCCGGACCTTGTACATCCTCGACGAGCCGACCACGGGGTTGCACTTCGAGGATGTCGCCAAACTGCTCGACGTGCTCCATCAACTGGTGGACCAGGGCAACACCATCGTGGTCATCGAGCACAACCTCGACGTCGTCAGGTCGGCCGACCACGTGATCGACCTGGGACCCGAGGGCGGGAGCGGCGGCGGTCGCGTGGTGGCTCATGGCACGCCCGAGCAGGTGGCGCGGGTGAAAGGCTCCCATACCGGTGCCTTTCTGGCCGAAGCCACGCCGGCCCCTACAGGTCGTGGACGGCGGAACCGAGACGTCAGTGTGGTTGCATAG